Proteins encoded within one genomic window of Candidatus Campbellbacteria bacterium:
- a CDS encoding thermonuclease family protein translates to MKRIAIGTLLVFGLLLLSGFLNLRQEETPNIAVDNSEVGGETAVVTSIIDGDTIRVTASGGDKETVRLIGVDTPEIYWEEMISDCYGFEAREFLVEVLKDKTVRLVGDESQPTYDKYDRLLSYVYLLDGKDHEMINLVLLRGGYARELTVGNSYEHRQDFLKSEAFARENDIGQWSECES, encoded by the coding sequence ATGAAACGCATTGCCATTGGAACTCTATTAGTTTTTGGATTGTTGCTACTGAGCGGATTTTTGAACTTAAGACAGGAAGAAACGCCGAATATAGCGGTAGATAATTCCGAAGTAGGGGGAGAGACGGCTGTCGTCACAAGTATTATTGACGGCGATACCATTAGAGTAACTGCTTCAGGAGGAGACAAAGAAACGGTGAGGCTTATCGGAGTAGATACGCCGGAGATCTATTGGGAAGAGATGATATCTGATTGTTACGGATTTGAGGCGAGAGAGTTTTTAGTGGAGGTTCTTAAGGACAAGACAGTAAGATTGGTTGGAGATGAATCCCAGCCTACCTATGACAAGTATGATCGGCTCCTGTCATATGTATATCTTTTGGATGGCAAAGATCATGAGATGATAAACCTGGTCTTGTTGCGTGGCGGGTATGCTCGGGAGCTCACCGTTGGTAATTCGTATGAGCACCGTCAAGACTTTTTGAAATCGGAAGCGTTTGCGAGAGAAAACGACATAGGACAGTGGTCAGAATGCGAGTCATAA
- a CDS encoding sodium-dependent transporter gives MSVNITTPRIIRAQWSSGRAFVLATAAAAVGLGNVWRFPYLAGENGGAAFIMAYIFAVLVLGIPLMIVEIGAGRTTQGGPVKTFRNLNKRSGGILGWAVVLLTMLIMSYYLVITGWTLGYAIDSLNGGVRSFADFTGDYRTILFFGISVSITAFVVARGVKMIELLNKFMMPLFLTIILLLTTYSLTLPGTREALGFLFSPDFSGFLSPKLWALAFGQAFYSLAIGQGYLITYGSFAPESLNLPRAVSIIAIFETSIALLAGLMIFPLVFTFGLDPSHGSDLAFTTLPLAFSNMSFGALLAIPFFWLFFLAAISSCVAGMEVIKNTMREELRLTQGWATVAAFLPILPLGLLATLSFTPAEFSILGRPFLEVLDMFAANQIVIILGLAGGALISWNVPSQTIINMFSNRFRRYASHTITATKYLWIVVLFILILSLVT, from the coding sequence ATGTCAGTCAATATTACCACTCCAAGAATAATACGAGCGCAATGGTCTTCGGGTCGCGCCTTTGTTCTTGCTACCGCAGCCGCAGCTGTCGGTCTGGGAAACGTATGGCGCTTTCCGTATTTAGCGGGAGAAAATGGCGGAGCAGCCTTTATTATGGCTTACATTTTTGCGGTTCTCGTTTTAGGGATACCTTTGATGATCGTAGAAATTGGAGCCGGCCGAACAACACAAGGCGGTCCGGTAAAAACCTTTAGAAATCTCAACAAACGCAGTGGTGGCATACTGGGTTGGGCGGTTGTACTTCTGACTATGCTCATAATGAGCTATTACTTGGTTATAACCGGGTGGACACTGGGTTACGCAATAGATAGCTTAAACGGAGGCGTAAGATCATTTGCTGATTTTACCGGCGATTATCGGACGATTTTATTCTTTGGCATTTCAGTATCTATAACAGCTTTTGTTGTAGCTCGTGGCGTAAAAATGATCGAGTTGTTAAACAAATTTATGATGCCGTTGTTTTTGACCATCATTTTACTGCTCACAACCTATAGCCTTACTCTTCCCGGCACACGAGAGGCCTTGGGATTCTTATTTTCTCCTGATTTTTCCGGATTTCTTTCACCTAAACTATGGGCGCTTGCCTTTGGTCAGGCCTTTTATTCGCTGGCGATAGGACAGGGTTACCTGATAACTTACGGTAGCTTTGCGCCCGAATCTCTTAATTTGCCTAGAGCCGTAAGTATAATCGCTATTTTTGAAACCTCTATTGCTTTACTCGCGGGTCTTATGATATTCCCCTTGGTATTTACGTTTGGGCTAGACCCATCACATGGCTCCGATTTGGCCTTCACCACCTTGCCCTTAGCATTCTCAAATATGTCTTTCGGGGCTCTACTGGCCATACCCTTCTTCTGGCTCTTCTTTTTAGCCGCGATAAGTTCTTGTGTCGCGGGAATGGAAGTCATAAAGAACACCATGCGAGAAGAGCTTAGACTAACCCAGGGCTGGGCAACTGTTGCGGCTTTCTTGCCCATCCTTCCTTTAGGTCTCTTGGCTACTCTGAGTTTCACTCCGGCAGAATTCTCTATACTGGGACGACCCTTCCTTGAGGTACTAGACATGTTTGCCGCCAACCAAATAGTGATAATTCTCGGGCTAGCCGGTGGCGCGCTTATCAGTTGGAACGTACCATCCCAAACGATAATTAATATGTTCAGTAACCGTTTTCGCAGATACGCTTCTCACACGATAACGGCTACTAAATACCTATGGATCGTAGTACTGTTCATACTAATACTGAGCTTAGTAACTTAA
- the mutM gene encoding bifunctional DNA-formamidopyrimidine glycosylase/DNA-(apurinic or apyrimidinic site) lyase: MPELPEVETVRRQLKPYILEKEIEKVEVFTQKIINYDKNFAHLLQGLQFIKIDRVGKLLIFLTSEADTVLLVHLKMTGKLIYFENENVEYKDKHTHVVFHFSDGSVLTYSDIRKFGYVKRVDPEELKSTKEKYGIEPSTDRFTEDNFAKIFKKRKTPLKALLIDQKAIAGLGNIYVDEVCFRAGVRPSRRTNKVTKEERRKLFKACQEVLDEAIKYGGTTFMNFSDAQNKSGNYSEHLYVFGREGDRCYRCGSTIKKVRVSGRGTYYCPACQK, from the coding sequence ATGCCAGAGCTACCTGAAGTAGAAACCGTAAGGCGCCAATTAAAGCCATATATTCTAGAAAAAGAAATTGAAAAAGTTGAAGTATTTACGCAAAAGATAATAAATTACGATAAAAATTTTGCTCACTTGCTTCAGGGCCTTCAATTTATCAAGATAGACCGCGTCGGCAAATTACTCATTTTTCTTACCTCTGAGGCAGACACTGTTCTTCTTGTGCATCTTAAAATGACCGGCAAGCTTATCTATTTCGAAAATGAAAATGTTGAATATAAAGACAAGCACACCCATGTCGTATTTCATTTCTCGGACGGAAGTGTGTTGACTTATAGTGACATAAGAAAGTTTGGATATGTAAAGAGAGTGGATCCAGAAGAGTTAAAGAGCACAAAAGAAAAATACGGGATAGAGCCGTCTACTGATAGATTTACGGAGGATAATTTTGCGAAGATATTTAAAAAGAGAAAGACGCCGTTAAAAGCATTACTTATAGATCAAAAAGCTATTGCCGGATTGGGTAATATCTATGTTGACGAAGTTTGCTTTCGTGCCGGTGTTCGTCCTTCTCGCCGGACTAATAAAGTAACAAAAGAAGAAAGGCGTAAACTCTTCAAGGCTTGCCAAGAAGTACTCGACGAAGCTATTAAATACGGTGGTACTACTTTTATGAATTTTTCTGACGCGCAAAATAAGAGCGGCAATTACAGCGAGCATCTCTATGTTTTCGGCCGCGAGGGCGACCGTTGCTATCGATGTGGAAGCACGATCAAAAAGGTTCGTGTGAGCGGGAGAGGCACTTATTATTGTCCTGCCTGCCAGAAATAG
- a CDS encoding YbhB/YbcL family Raf kinase inhibitor-like protein, which yields MKYIYLAIAILLVIVGLVIMGQKAEAPTNELNVINGQNNTNMSDLTLTSNSFENNGVIPSKYTCDGENINPQLSIEGVPESAESLVLIMDDPDAIKPAGKVWDHWIVFNIPPTTESIPEGVEPEGIHGTGTANNTDYSGPCPPDAEHSYIFKLYALDTELDLGKGVSKSEVESAMEGHILRETRLIGRYERQ from the coding sequence ATGAAATATATATACCTTGCCATTGCTATTTTATTGGTGATCGTGGGGCTTGTTATTATGGGGCAAAAAGCCGAGGCGCCCACTAACGAATTAAACGTTATTAATGGTCAAAACAACACAAATATGTCAGACCTTACTCTTACCAGCAACTCTTTTGAAAACAACGGAGTGATTCCTTCAAAGTATACGTGCGACGGAGAAAATATTAACCCTCAACTCTCCATTGAAGGCGTTCCCGAGAGTGCCGAATCTCTGGTTCTCATTATGGACGATCCTGATGCGATAAAGCCAGCTGGAAAAGTATGGGACCATTGGATAGTTTTCAATATACCACCAACTACCGAGAGTATTCCGGAGGGAGTAGAACCGGAAGGTATACATGGCACCGGTACGGCAAACAATACCGACTACAGCGGACCTTGCCCGCCTGACGCAGAGCATAGCTATATATTCAAACTTTATGCACTGGATACGGAGCTTGATCTTGGCAAAGGTGTAAGTAAGTCAGAAGTAGAAAGCGCCATGGAGGGACACATATTGAGAGAGACACGTCTGATCGGTAGATACGAAAGACAATAA
- a CDS encoding glutaredoxin family protein yields the protein MKEVTIYTTPTCQYCQAAKRFFAENDVQYTEHDVASDAEKRQEMVEKSGQMGVPLIVVGNEMMVGFDEGKLREILEL from the coding sequence ATGAAAGAAGTAACTATATATACAACTCCAACCTGTCAATATTGCCAGGCAGCTAAGAGATTTTTTGCGGAAAATGACGTTCAGTACACGGAACACGACGTGGCTTCCGATGCTGAGAAAAGGCAAGAGATGGTTGAAAAGAGCGGACAGATGGGAGTACCGCTGATAGTTGTGGGAAATGAGATGATGGTAGGATTTGATGAAGGAAAACTTAGAGAGATTTTAGAGCTTTAG